In one window of Hevea brasiliensis isolate MT/VB/25A 57/8 chromosome 10, ASM3005281v1, whole genome shotgun sequence DNA:
- the LOC110632930 gene encoding protein ASYMMETRIC LEAVES 2 isoform X1, with amino-acid sequence MRGRGNMASSSNSPCAACKFLRRKCQPECVFAPYFPPDQPQKFANVHKVFGASNVTKLLNELHPSQREDAVNSLAYEADMRLRDPVYGCVGVISLLQHQLRQLQMDLSCAKSELSKYQNLGITGHAGLFAAAAAAATATTHNHNHHHHHPQNIGINLIGAGGGGRDHHYHHQFFPRDQQQMMRSFDTANNYDASLLAMNVSASIGQLSQFQQPRAAAGDDRRTIDPS; translated from the exons ATG AGGGGAAGGGGGAACATGGCTTCGTCATCGAATTCTCCATGTGCAGCCTGCAAGTTCCTGAGGAGAAAATGCCAACCGGAATGCGTCTTTGCCCCCTATTTTCCACCGGACCAGCCCCAAAAATTCGCCAACGTGCACAAAGTGTTTGGAGCAAGCAATGTCACAAAACTACTAAACGAGTTGCACCCCTCCCAGCGAGAGGATGCCGTGAATTCCTTGGCATATGAGGCCGATATGCGTCTTCGTGACCCAGTCTACGGCTGCGTTGGGGTCATCTCTCTTTTGCAGCACCAACTTCGCCAGCTGCAGATGGATCTAAGCTGTGCCAAATCTGAACTCTCCAAATATCAGAACCTAGGCATCACTGGCCATGCCGGTCTATTCGCTGCAGCGGCTGCTGCAGCCACAGCTACTACACACAATCATAATCATCACCACCACCATCCTCAGAACATTGGGATCAATCTAATCGGAGCTGGCGGTGGGGGAAGggaccaccactaccaccaccaatTTTTTCCCAGGGATCAGCAGCAGATGATGAGGAGCTTTGATACTGCCAACAACTACGATGCAAGCCTTCTGGCCATGAATGTCTCTGCAAGTATTGGACAGCTGAGTCAGTTCCAGCAACCCAGGGCTGCTGCGGGAGATGACCGCCGCACCATTGATCCCTCTTGA
- the LOC110632930 gene encoding protein ASYMMETRIC LEAVES 2 isoform X2 yields MASSSNSPCAACKFLRRKCQPECVFAPYFPPDQPQKFANVHKVFGASNVTKLLNELHPSQREDAVNSLAYEADMRLRDPVYGCVGVISLLQHQLRQLQMDLSCAKSELSKYQNLGITGHAGLFAAAAAAATATTHNHNHHHHHPQNIGINLIGAGGGGRDHHYHHQFFPRDQQQMMRSFDTANNYDASLLAMNVSASIGQLSQFQQPRAAAGDDRRTIDPS; encoded by the coding sequence ATGGCTTCGTCATCGAATTCTCCATGTGCAGCCTGCAAGTTCCTGAGGAGAAAATGCCAACCGGAATGCGTCTTTGCCCCCTATTTTCCACCGGACCAGCCCCAAAAATTCGCCAACGTGCACAAAGTGTTTGGAGCAAGCAATGTCACAAAACTACTAAACGAGTTGCACCCCTCCCAGCGAGAGGATGCCGTGAATTCCTTGGCATATGAGGCCGATATGCGTCTTCGTGACCCAGTCTACGGCTGCGTTGGGGTCATCTCTCTTTTGCAGCACCAACTTCGCCAGCTGCAGATGGATCTAAGCTGTGCCAAATCTGAACTCTCCAAATATCAGAACCTAGGCATCACTGGCCATGCCGGTCTATTCGCTGCAGCGGCTGCTGCAGCCACAGCTACTACACACAATCATAATCATCACCACCACCATCCTCAGAACATTGGGATCAATCTAATCGGAGCTGGCGGTGGGGGAAGggaccaccactaccaccaccaatTTTTTCCCAGGGATCAGCAGCAGATGATGAGGAGCTTTGATACTGCCAACAACTACGATGCAAGCCTTCTGGCCATGAATGTCTCTGCAAGTATTGGACAGCTGAGTCAGTTCCAGCAACCCAGGGCTGCTGCGGGAGATGACCGCCGCACCATTGATCCCTCTTGA